CGGATGCGATGCCGTGACCCTCCACCCCCGCACCGCCGACCAGGGTTACAGCGGCCGGGCGGACTGGGATTTGATTGCAGCGTTGAAAGGGCAGATCGGGATTCCTGTTATCGGCAGCGGGGATATCCGCAAACCCCAGGATGCCGCGAGGATGTTTCAGGAAACGGGATGCGACGGCGCCATGATCGGCCGGGGAGCTTTGGGAAACCCGTGGATTATCGCCGAAACCTTAGCTTTTCTCGCAGGAAATACGTTTTCGCCGCCCACCCTTGCAGAAAGAGAGGAGATAATTATCCGCCATCTGGCTCTGGTCGCTGATTTCTACGGAGAACAGACCGGAGTCCGTGATTTTCGCAAGCACCTGCTGTGGTACACAAAAGGACTTACAGGGGGCGCCCGGTTTCGGGAGGCGGCAGGGAAGATAAGCAGCCGGGAAGCGGCAATAACGGCCCTGCACAACTACTTTTTGGCGATTGAAAGTGACAAATGAGTCAAGCGCCTGCCGATAATTCCTGTAAATAATTCCTTGACTTTCCGATGGCATCCCGGCATAATCGCGCCGAATTTTGCAGTGTCGGAGTTTTTTCCGGCATGATAATAATATTAACTGAAAAGGAGATTTTAAGAGCCGTGGAATTTCAGAAATTTTCCGAGCTGGAAAGCAAGATAAGCGGTCTGTTGGGTGATTATGCCCTGCTGAAGAAGAGAAATCTCGAGTTGGAGGAAGAACTTCAAAATAAGACCAGTGAGTTGGAAGAGGCTAATTCGAAATTGGAGGGGTTAAAGGAAGACAAGGATGCCGTGCGCTCAAAGGTGGATTCGCTCCTTGACTTGCTTCAGGAAATAAAGGCGCCCTGACAACAAAGTCCATGTTCATAATTTGTTGAGAGGTTTATGGTGAACAAGCGCTTTGAATTTAATATCCTGGGGCAGCAACTGTCGGTAGTAAGCGATTCGGGGGATGAGCATGTAGCCAATGTTATACGGTATGTCGGCAGCAAGGTTGAAGAAGTGCAGAAATCAGCCGGTAGCAATACCCTTACTGTCGCCATTCTGGCCGCTTTGAATATCGCGGATGAGTATTTGCAGATTGCTGAAAAAAATGAGCATATTTACGACAATTTGGAGAGTAAAGCCGAACAGTTGATACGTTCGATAAATGAGACAAGATAAGCGGGCAATCCCCTGAAATGTAAGTTATCAATATTATTTCTTTTTAGATGAGGAGTTACGGTCGGTCGCTCTTTAATGGCTGTATGCAAATCTGCCTTTTCGGAAATGATTGATATCATACGTCGCCTTTCCAAATAGTTCCAGACAACTGCCGATTACGACACAGGACTTTTTTTCATAAGCACCCCACCAACGGCGCCTCTTGCATCCCTATAAATGCCAGACAGTTTTCCTCTGTCCAGTCTTTACGTTTGGACGCAAAAACAAGGAGGTGACAACTTTGTTATATACAACAATCTTTATACTGTCCCTGCTGGCGGCCCTTGCCGCAGGCGGGATAATCGGCTTTGCCCTGCGGCAAAAACTCGCGCGTAAGAAACTGGAATCCTCCGAAAGTCTCTCGGCGAGAATCCTTAACGAGGCAAGAAAAGAAGCAGAGACAATTAAAAAGGACGCCATCCTGCAGGCAAAGGAAAACCTGCTCAAGGTCAAAACCGACTTCGATAAAGACGCAAAAGAAAGAAAGGAAGAGCTGGAATCACTGGAACGCCGACTCCGGTCGAAGGAAGAGAACCTCGAACGGCGTTCCGATACTTTCGCCCAGAAGGAAAGCGCGTTAGAAAACAGGGAGCGGTTGAGCCTGCAGAAAGAGACGCAGATTAACGAAAAAAATGAAAAGATTGAGCGCCTGTTACAGGAGCAGCGGGTAAAGCTGGAGCAGGTCGCCGGCCTTACCGCGGAAGAGGCAAAAAATGTTCTCATTCAGTCTATGGAAGCCGAGGCGAGGCGCGAAGCGGCACTGATGATTAGGAAGATAGACGAGGAGGCCCGGCGAACCGCGGATAAAGCGGCCAGGGAAGTAATCGCCTACGCGATCCAGCGCTATTCCAATGATTATGTTGCGGAAAACACCGTTTCCGTTGTCAATTTGCCGAATGACGAGATGAAGGGGCGCATCATTGGCCGCGAAGGCCGAAATATCCGGGCCATTGAAGCGGCAACAGGGATAGATCTGATTGTTGATGACACCCCGGAGGCGGTGGTTCTGTCCAGCTTTGATCCAGTCCGGCGGGAAGTGGCGCGTCTTTCGCTGGAACGCTTGATCACGGATGGGCGCATCCATCCCGGGCGGATAGAGGAAATTGTCAAAAAGGTCCGGTCAGAGGTGGACGCGATCATCAAGGAAACCGGGGAAAGGGTTTGCTTCGATGTCGGCGTGCATGATCTGCATCCGGAACTGGTGGCGATGATCGGCAGCCTCAAGTATCGGACGAGTTACTCGCAGAATGTTCTCGAACACTCCATCGAAGTGGCACATTTAACGGGGATGATGGCGGCCGAACTCAAGATGAACGTGAAGGAGGCCAAAAGGGCCGGGTTGCTGCACGACATCGGGAAATCGATCGACCACAAGGTGGAGGGCTCACATGCCGCGATTGGGGCGGATTATGCGAAGCGTTTCGGCGAACCTCCGCGCATTGTGCAGGCAATCGCCGCCCACCATGAGGATCCGATGATCAATACCCCGCTCGGTGTCCTGATTCAAGCGGCGGACAGCCTGTCGGCGGCGCGGCCGGGGGCGCGGCGGGAGATGCTGGAAAACTACGTCAAGCGTCTCGAAGAGCTCGAAAGCATTGCCAATTCCTTCAGCGGCGTGGACAAATGCTTTGCAATCCAAGCCGGACGGGAGATCCGCATCATGGTCGAAAACGAAAAGATTTCCGACAGCGATGCGGTCATGCTCTGCAAGGACATCGTCAAACGAATCGAAGCGGAATTGACGTATCCCGGGCAGATCAAAGTTACCGTAATCCGGGAAACGCGCGTTTCCGAACTCGCGCGATAGAGGCGCTTTTATGAAGATCCTTTTTATCGGCGATATTGTCGGAAAACCGGGGAGGCTGGCCGTCCGGGAACTGCTTCCCGAGCTCATCGAACAGCGGGGCATAGACTTCGTAATCGCCAATTGCGAAAACGCCGCTGCCGGGTTCGGCGTAACGGCTGATATCGTGAAGGAACTCTATAACGCCAATATCGACGTTCTGACCTCCGGAAATCATATCTGGGACAAAAAAGAAGTACTGGGTTTCATTGATAATTACGAAACCCTGCTCCGCCCGGCCAACTATCCCGAGGGGGCGCCCGGCCGGGGAAGCGTTCTGGCTTACACCGAAGGCAGAATTCCCGTCGGGGTCATAAATCTTCAGGGCCGCATCTTTATGAACCCGATAGACTGCCCGTTTCGCACCGCCGACCGGGAAATCGAAAAGCTGCAGAAGGCACAGATCATTATTGTTGATATGCATGCGGAGGCTTCCTCGGAAAAGATCGCCTTGAGCTGGTATCTGGACTCCCGGGTAAGCGCCGTTTTCGGCACGCACACCCATGTGCAGACGGCTGACGAGCGCATTCTGCCCGGAGGAACCGCCTGCATTACCGACGCCGGCATGACCGGCCCCCTCGATTCGGTCATCGGCATGCAGAAGGATGCGATCGTGCAAAGGTTCTTGCTGCAGATACCCAACAAGTTTGATGTCGCCAAAAACGACGTGCGCCTGCAGGGAGTGATTGTGGAAGTATCGCCGGAGGGCAGGGCCCTGGAGATAGAGCGCCTGAGCGTGCCTTTTCGGATGCGCTGATTAGAAAGTTTAAAGTTTAAAGTTGACGAACTCGTCGAAAGTGAAAAATGCCCAGGAATCGTCATTCCGGTGAAAACCGGAAAGCGGAGTTTAATGTTCATAACCGAGAGATTTCAAGGTGTTACAAAAGCACTGGATACCGTCTTTCGACGGTATGACGACTTGAGACCTGAATTTCTCCCGAAATGTTGTTAATTGTCATTCCCGTGAAAACGGGAATCTGGTCTTTTCGGGAACTTATAGATTATGAACATTAAGCTTCGCTTTCCCGCCTGCGCGGGAATGACAAAGAAGGGGCGTTTTTCAAAGGTCTCGACTTTTGACGAGAGCATCAAAGTTAGCGATGCAGGCTGTTAGACTGCAGGCAATAGGCTATTGGGAGGAAAAGAGTTTTGAGAAGCGTTTACGACATATTCAGGGAACGGGGTTTTATCGAACAGATCACCGACGAAGCGGAAATAGATGAGCTCCTTCAGGAAAAATCCATAACCTGTTATATCGGCTTTGATCCGACGGCGGCTTCGCTGCATATCGGTTCGCTCGTCCCGATCATGGCCCTGGCCCATATGCAACGACAAGGTCACCGCCCCATCGCGCTTGTAGGAGGCGGCACCGCGCTGATCGGCGATCCGTCGGGGAAAACCGAGATGCGCAAGATCCTCTCCCGGGAACAGATCAACGCCAATGCGGAGGGCATTAAAAAACAGCTCTCCCGCTATCTGGATTTCAGTGAAGGCAAGGCGCTGCTGCTCAATAACGCCGACTGGCTGACGCCGCTTAACTATATAGAATTTTTGAGGGATATCGGCAGGCACTTCAGCGTCAACCGGATGCTCGCCGCCGAGAGCTACCGGGTGCGTCTGGAAAAGGGGTTGAATTTCATTGAATTCAACTACATGCTGCTGCAGTCTTACGACTTTCTGCATCTCTTCAAAAACTGGGATTGCCTGATGCAGATGGGGGGAAACGATCAGTGGGGCAATATGGTCGCCGGCATTGACCTGATTCGCCGGATGGAAGAAAAGAAGGCCTACAGCCTCACCTTCCCGCTTATCACCACCTCCCAGGGACACAAGATGGGAAAAACGGAGAAGGGGACCGTCTGGTTAGATGCTTCTCTTACCTCCCCTTACGAATATTACCAGTTCTGGATCAACACGGAAGATGCCGATGTGGCGCGTTTTCTTTCCCTCTTCACCTTCCTGCCGATGGAGGAAATAGACGCGGTGAAAGGGCTTGCCGATGCCCGCCTGAACATGGCCAAGACGGTGCTGGCCTTTGAAGCAACAAGGATCACCCATGGCGAGGAGGCAGCGGCCGCCGCCTGGAAGGCATCTGCCGGCGCCTTCGGCTTGAAGCCGGTAGAAGCAGGGTTATTCCCCTCCAGCGCCATACCGCGCACAGCCGCAGGACTGGATACCGATGCGATTACGTCATTTCAAAAAAGCCGGGCTGAGCTGGAGGCGGGCATACCCGCTTTCGAACTGTTTCAGGAAGCCGGCTTGTGTTCCTCGCGGGGAGAGGCCAGACGTCTGCTCTCGCAGGGGGGAGGTTATGTAGGCGACCGGCAGATTAAGGCCTTTGATGAAAAGATTTCCCTTGCCGACGCCGACGCGAAGGGTGAAATAAGGCTGCGTAAGGGAAAGAAGCATTACGTTATCGTGACCGCTGTTTAAAACCCCCGTGCCCTGGGCGGGCACAACGAACGATGAAAACGTAGAGGTAATTGCAAAACTCCGTGTCATGCCCGAAAGCAAAGCTTAATGTTCATAATGTTTTTGTCGGGCATCCATGATTTCAAATAGTTAAAAACTGGATTATGAACATTAAACTTCGTTTTCCCGCCCAGAGTTTACCCCCGCGTAGGCGGGGGCGGGAATGACAGCGTTGGGAGTTTTGCAATTGGCTCCGTAGTTTAATGTTCACAAAGCGGAGCTTAATGTTCATAAAATGGAGGGACGCGCTCCGTCGCGTCCGGTCAGCCATTCAGCCTTTCGGTAAATTCATCAGGCTTAAAACTGTATTCCTGAGTGCCGTAACACTCCACCGCGAACGACGCGCAGACGCTTCCCATTTTCGCGCTCTGTTCAAGTTCCAGTCCCCGGACAAGCCCGCTGATCAGCCCTCCCCGGTAGGAGTCGCCGGCCCCGGTCGGGTCGGTAACCCTTCTCGTCTTTGCCGGAGCAATGCTGATATCGCCCTCCTTGGTGGAAATCCGTGAACCTGCTTCTCCCAACGTGGTGATGATCGCGCCGGCCAGTTCCAGCAGGTCTTTTTGCTTCATCCCTGTTTTATTGACGATAAGCTCCAGTTCGTAGTCGTTGACGATCAGTATTTTACAGCCCGAGATCGCCCGGAGCAGTTCGTTTGCATCCCAGACAGGCAGCGATTGCCCGGGATCAAATATGTAACTGATTCCCTTTTGCTTGCAGGCGGTTGGGTAATTGATCATATCGTCCATATTGCCGGGGGAGACGATAACAATGGTCTCTTCCGCCTTCATGCCCTCAAAATTCATGCCGGCGGGATGCTGCATGGCGCCAGGGTTGAACCCGGTAATTTGATTGTCGGCAAGGTCGGTCGTGATATAGGCCCCGGCGGTGAATTCCTCTTCGATGATCTTTATGGCCTCCGTTGAGATCCCGTTCTGGGCAAGCCATGCGAAGTAGCGCGCATAGTCCTGACCGATCGTCGCCGAGATGATCGGCTTTTCACCCATTAATCCCAAGGAGTAGGCAATATTTCCCGCGGTGCCGCCATATTTTTCCTTCATCCCGTTTACCTGAAAGCAGACGTTCAGAACGTGTATCTTGTCAGGCAGTATATGGTCGGAAAAATGTCCGGGAAAAGACATGATGCGGTCATAGGCAAGCGATCCGGAAACAATTATGTTCATAGCTGATCCTTTCTTGTGCGCTGTGGAGTGTTATTGGTGAAGACTAAGGAAGTTTTCCTTCATTTAACAGTTTCCGCTGAATTTCAATTATTTTTTTCATCAGATGCCGTTCATATTCCCTGCTGCTGCCGACAAATTTTACACAAACATGACGCAGGCTACGATCATGATGCAGGGGCGTCGTTATCCTCAAAACATTTGCCTTCAGCCGTAAAGAATCGCCATCTATAATCAGGGTCATTTCAAAATCTTCATTGATTCTCGGTAAATCATCGCCCCGATAGCTGAACTGAAATCCGCCGGCGGAAACATCGATGATGCTGAGTTTTCTGCCTTTCATTTCAATGGCGAAATTGCTGTCTGCGGGGGAATGGACGCGAAAATCCATCCTCAGGTTGCATATTTCCGGGTTGGTTGTGCGTTCCAGACCGACGGCCACAACCTCGGTGGAAGCCAGCTTGTAATTGGGGATAAAATCGGTTACCCTGGCCTGCAAACCATAACGAAAAGGGGTTCCCCCTTGCTTGAGAATAAAGGTTAGCGTTATTTCCCGGTTTAAATTATATTTGGTAAGCGGGGGGGCGGTTTGGGCAATAATGATCCGGCGGTCTATTACGTCATAGGCGATGGACTTCATGTGTCTGTCCTGATCTACCACATCGATGGATATCCCTGGTCTGATTGCTGTCCTGCTTTTTTCCATACTATCTTCTCTTATCGCCTGTTGCCAAAGTTGCTGCTGCAAGTTTTTACAAATGAGGTAATTGCAAAACTCCCAACGCTGTCATTCCCGCGACGCTTCTGGGCGGGAATCTGGTTCTAACTGCTTGAAAAACCATATTCCCGATAGAGACATTCGGGAATGACAAATGGTTTTGCAATTGCCTCAAATGGCTGATGAAAGAAATAATTGACCATTTGCGCGCCGGGTATATAGAAAGAACGGGCGCCGCCCGTCAAGGAATTTTTTCTTTTTCGGAGGAGTAGGTAGGTGGAAGCAAGCAGTCAGGACATTGCCGAACGGGGGAAATATAGACATAGCTTACCAGAACCAAGCGTAAATTACCAAGCTGCAACTGGAGAGAACCCATGAGAAGAGCGGACAAGGAAATAACAGAGCGGAAGCTTATTGATTCCATTATCCACAAATCCCTCGCCTGCAGGATAGCCATGTGCGACGGCAAGATGCCCTATGTCATTCCCATGTCATTTGGCTACGACGGGAAAAACATCTACCTGCACAGCGCCAAAGAAGGAAGAAAAATCGAGATACTCAAGGGCAATCCCCTTGTCTGTTTTGAGTTTGAAACGGACTGCGAGGTTCTCCCCACTCCCCGGGCCTGTTCGTTCACCATGCGCTACAAAAGCGTGATCGGCTTCGGAAATGCTTGTTTCCTCGAGGATATTGAAGAGAGAAGCGCGGCGCTCAGGACAATCATCAGTCAATATACGGACAAAATCGTTGCCTTGAGCGAGAATGATCTGGAAAAAATAACAATTATAAGGATTGATATCGAGCAGATCACCGGCAAACAGTCCGGATTTAATCGCGACATCTGAAACGCGCAATTTACCGAAAATCGCATTCTGCCAAAGGCCGGGGGAATGCCCCGGTAAAGGCGCAAAGACTTTAAGAGAAGCATTGCAAAACAGAAAAGGGAGAATCCCATGTACGGTTTTTTCAATCGTCTGCTAAAAATTGATGTCGGCGAGCGTTCCTTTTCGATCAGGGAGTTATCCGACGGGGAACTGGAAGAAACCCTCGGCGGAAAAGGGCTGGGCGCAAAGTTGCTTCTGGAGGAAAACCCGCCTGGCGTTGATCCCCTCGCCCCGGAGAATAACTTGATAATCGCCGTCGGCCCCGTCACCGATACCTTGATTTACGGCTCCTGCCGTCACGGAATTTTTACGAAAAGCCCGCAGACCGGGCTTTATTCCGAATCATATTCAGGGGGCAAGGCGGCGGAGAGGATCAGTCGCACCGGCTACGACGCGATCGTCATCCGGGGCGCTTCTTTGGAACCGATTTTCCTCGAGATCAGCGACGAAACCGTCCGCTTTCATTCCGCGGTGGATTTATGGGGCATGGACACCTACGCCACGGAGGACAAGGTCCTCGAAAAGATCGGAAAAAAACGCACCGGCGGGGACTCACAGCGGGCCGCCGCCCTCGTCATCGGCCCGGCGGGGGAGAATCTGGTCCGGTTCGCGCTGATCGAAAACGATTACTGGCGTTCGGCGGGACGTACCGGCGTCGGGGCGGTGCTGGGCTCAAAAAAGATCAAAGCCCTCTGTTTTCATGGAAATCGGAAACGCCCCCTCGCCTTTCCCGACGAGGTTGCAGCCTTCGCCCGGGAGATTCTGGAGAAGGGCAAAACCGACGCCGGGGCCGCCAAATACCGGAAGCTGGGAACGCCGATGATGGTGGAAGTACTGAACAAGGCGCAGGCGTTTCCTACCCGGTACTGGTCAAAGGGGGTGCTCGATGGCTGGGAGGCGATCAGCGCCGAATCGCTTAACAAACGGTGTAACGTAACCCCGAGGGCCTGCGCCCGCTGTTTTATCGCCTGCGGTCGGTTGAGCACCGTCCAGGAGGGCCCCCACAAGGGGTTGACGATCGAAGGGCCGGAATATGAAACCCTGTACGCTTTCGGAGGTTTGTGCGCCATAAAAAGCGTGGAGGAGATCATCTATTTAAACGATATCTGCGACCGCCTGGGAATAGACACGATCACCGCCGGCAATCTGGCCGGTCTGACGATCGAGGCTTCGCGCCGCGGGAAGATAAAAGAGAAGCTTGATTACGGCGATGCCAACGCAATAGCCTCGCTGCTCAAGCAAATCGCCTATCGTCAGGGCATCGGCGCCATTCTGGCCGACGGGATCCGCAGCGCCGCGCAAACGTGGGGTCTGGAGGATATCGCCATCCACGTCAAGGGAATGGAGCCGGCCGGCTATGATCCACGGGTGTTCAAAGGAATGGGGCTCGGCTACGCCACCTCTGACCGGGGCGCCTGCCACCTGCGCTCCACCTTCTACAAGGCGGAATTGGCAGGAATAATCGCCCCCGACCGGATCGATGGGAAAGCGGAACTCTTTATTGATTTCGAGGATCGTCTGATCCTTGCCGATTGCCTGATCACCTGTCGTTTTTACCGGGATCTTTACTCCTGGAAGGAACTATCCAGCATTGTGCATATGACAACCGGATTGGACTGGGGGAAGGAGGAAATCGGCAAATTTTCCAATCATGTCCTCTCCCGCTGCCGGGAATTCAATCTGCGGGAAGGAATGATGCAAAGTGACGATTCCCTGCCGGATCGTTTTCATAACGAGCCCCTGCCGGAAAGCGGCAAGGTAATCGCCAAGGCAGACCTGGAGCGGATGATCGGGGATTACTATCAACTGCGGGGCTGGGATGAACAGGGGCGGCTGTCGGATAGCATTTCTTGATTGACGAGATAGCATCGAATATAATGCGGAAAGGATTTTAATGCGGGGCTTTTCACGTTGTTGTCCACCAAAGGCTGGACATCTATCGCTGAATCCGTGATGGGAACGCCCGCTTCCAGATTAGCCTTCTATTGTTTGGCCGCCATGCGTTTTGCCGCCTTGTCCAGTTGTTTCTGTTGTCTTGCCTTTTCTTTCGTCTGCTTCCCGAAATTATACATGGATCTTCCCATTTTCAGCTCCAATTTTAGTTGGCTTTATGCCCGTGACCGGCGTTAAGTACGGTATCTGACTTCTATGGAAACCTTTTCAAGTTTCTTTTCTCGCTACGGATCCCCGTTTCCATCCTTAGTTTTAGGTGCACCCAACTCAAGCGCCTTTGTTAATTTGCACGTTACTCCCTGCTCATAGTCAAGGCATACTTCATGGCCTCCGCCCTTTCAATCGATAATCATGCTGCAATTTCAAGGTATTTTAGTCTTGACGTGGTGCGTCATAAGTGTTACCCCTGCCCAAAAAGGAGGAAGACTATGCCCGCCAAAAATCCGAGAGTGAGCATTGTTGTTGAGCCGCCGCTATATAGTGCTATGCATGACCTGGCAGCGATTGAGGGCCTTTCCATGTCCACTATTGCTCGTGACCTTATCCGGGAGGCAATTGACCTGCGGGAGGATGTCGCCCTTGCAGCTTTTGGCGATGCACGCATGAAGACCTTCGACAGAAAAGCGGCGCTCTCGCATGACGATGTGTGGAAATAATCCATGCCTTTTACATTACACTACCATCCCGATGTTTGCGTTGAGGATTTGCCTCTTATTGATCGAAAGACAAAGGACAGAATCCGTAAGGCCATCGAGGACCGATTGCGGAGTGCGCCTCACAACTATGGCGAGCCTTTGCGTAAATCGCTGAAAGGATACTGGAAGCTCCGCGTGGGTGATTACCGGGTCGTGTTCAAACTGGTCGAGTCCGAGGTGTGGATTCTGGCCATCAGGCATCGGAAGTCGGTTTATATGGATATTGGCACAAGGTTGTAAAATCTGTCTTAAATATTTACAGAAAGGAAAGAAATGTCGTCTGACCTCACCTTTCTCACGAATGAATCCGGAAACAGTCTGCGTGAAACGAGAATTACATTATGAAGCGCGCGTATTACGATGACTCCATCACAAATTTCCTGATTACCTCGCCTGAAGAGATAATAGGAAAAATAGCGCTAAAAAACGAATTTTCCTTGGACCAAACTCAGAAGGATGCTTGGTTAGCAGAAATCATCATTTTGAAAGCAGTTTTACCGTCTTACCAAGGGTCAATTTATTTTGAATATTCTATCCCTCGCATGGGGCAGCGTATTGATGTGATAATTCTTATCGGGTCGGTAATCTTTATTCTCGAATTCAAAATTGGTGAAAAAGAATACAGCTCATATGCTATCGATCAGGTTATGGATTATGCTTTGGATCTAAAGAACTTCCACGAATCAAGTCACGAGCAATTCATTGCCCCAATTCTAATCGCAACAAAAGCGAAAAGCATCTATTCGATTGTCGCAACAACACCACAAAACGACAAGCTGCTTCTTCCTATCAAGAGTAATATTGGATTACTGGGCAAAGTAATTGAAGACGTATTGTGCTTTAGTGAAGGAAGCGAGATTAACCGAGCCCAATGGGAGCAAGGACGATATTGTCCAACTCCAACAATCATCGAAGCAGCAATGGCACTATATAACAATCATTCTGTTGAGGACATCTCCCGGAGTGATGCCAGCGCCATAAATCTCAGTCAAACATCAGATGCGGTATCTGCCATTATCCGTTCTTCAAAAGAGAATTCCCGCAAATCCATTTGTTTCGTAACCGGTGTCCCTGGCGCCGGCAAAACATTGGTCGGACTCCATATAGCAACTACACACATTGATAAATCCAACGATCTCTATAGCGTTTTCCTTTCTGGCAATGGTCCTCTCGTAGCAATTTTGCGCGAAGCATTGGCTCGTGATAAAGTTAAACGAGAAAAAGAGAAGGGAGCAAAGATCAAAAAAGGTGAGGCGATGAGTGAGGTTAAGATGTTTATCCAGAATGTACACAATTTCCGGGATAATTGCCTTATTGAATTGGATACACCACCAATAGAACATGTAGCGATTTTTGACGAAGCTCAGCGCGCTTGGAATTTAGAACAAACCGCAAATTTCATGAGCCAAAAAAAGAAACAGCATAATTTCAATCAGTCTGAGCCGGAGTTTCTGATGTCATGTCTTGATCGACACAAAGATTGGGCTGTGGTTGTG
The window above is part of the Syntrophales bacterium genome. Proteins encoded here:
- a CDS encoding cell division protein ZapB; translation: MEFQKFSELESKISGLLGDYALLKKRNLELEEELQNKTSELEEANSKLEGLKEDKDAVRSKVDSLLDLLQEIKAP
- a CDS encoding cell division protein ZapA; translation: MVNKRFEFNILGQQLSVVSDSGDEHVANVIRYVGSKVEEVQKSAGSNTLTVAILAALNIADEYLQIAEKNEHIYDNLESKAEQLIRSINETR
- the rny gene encoding ribonuclease Y, with product MLYTTIFILSLLAALAAGGIIGFALRQKLARKKLESSESLSARILNEARKEAETIKKDAILQAKENLLKVKTDFDKDAKERKEELESLERRLRSKEENLERRSDTFAQKESALENRERLSLQKETQINEKNEKIERLLQEQRVKLEQVAGLTAEEAKNVLIQSMEAEARREAALMIRKIDEEARRTADKAAREVIAYAIQRYSNDYVAENTVSVVNLPNDEMKGRIIGREGRNIRAIEAATGIDLIVDDTPEAVVLSSFDPVRREVARLSLERLITDGRIHPGRIEEIVKKVRSEVDAIIKETGERVCFDVGVHDLHPELVAMIGSLKYRTSYSQNVLEHSIEVAHLTGMMAAELKMNVKEAKRAGLLHDIGKSIDHKVEGSHAAIGADYAKRFGEPPRIVQAIAAHHEDPMINTPLGVLIQAADSLSAARPGARREMLENYVKRLEELESIANSFSGVDKCFAIQAGREIRIMVENEKISDSDAVMLCKDIVKRIEAELTYPGQIKVTVIRETRVSELAR
- a CDS encoding TIGR00282 family metallophosphoesterase gives rise to the protein MKILFIGDIVGKPGRLAVRELLPELIEQRGIDFVIANCENAAAGFGVTADIVKELYNANIDVLTSGNHIWDKKEVLGFIDNYETLLRPANYPEGAPGRGSVLAYTEGRIPVGVINLQGRIFMNPIDCPFRTADREIEKLQKAQIIIVDMHAEASSEKIALSWYLDSRVSAVFGTHTHVQTADERILPGGTACITDAGMTGPLDSVIGMQKDAIVQRFLLQIPNKFDVAKNDVRLQGVIVEVSPEGRALEIERLSVPFRMR
- the tyrS gene encoding tyrosine--tRNA ligase, with protein sequence MRSVYDIFRERGFIEQITDEAEIDELLQEKSITCYIGFDPTAASLHIGSLVPIMALAHMQRQGHRPIALVGGGTALIGDPSGKTEMRKILSREQINANAEGIKKQLSRYLDFSEGKALLLNNADWLTPLNYIEFLRDIGRHFSVNRMLAAESYRVRLEKGLNFIEFNYMLLQSYDFLHLFKNWDCLMQMGGNDQWGNMVAGIDLIRRMEEKKAYSLTFPLITTSQGHKMGKTEKGTVWLDASLTSPYEYYQFWINTEDADVARFLSLFTFLPMEEIDAVKGLADARLNMAKTVLAFEATRITHGEEAAAAAWKASAGAFGLKPVEAGLFPSSAIPRTAAGLDTDAITSFQKSRAELEAGIPAFELFQEAGLCSSRGEARRLLSQGGGYVGDRQIKAFDEKISLADADAKGEIRLRKGKKHYVIVTAV
- a CDS encoding carbohydrate kinase family protein — its product is MNIIVSGSLAYDRIMSFPGHFSDHILPDKIHVLNVCFQVNGMKEKYGGTAGNIAYSLGLMGEKPIISATIGQDYARYFAWLAQNGISTEAIKIIEEEFTAGAYITTDLADNQITGFNPGAMQHPAGMNFEGMKAEETIVIVSPGNMDDMINYPTACKQKGISYIFDPGQSLPVWDANELLRAISGCKILIVNDYELELIVNKTGMKQKDLLELAGAIITTLGEAGSRISTKEGDISIAPAKTRRVTDPTGAGDSYRGGLISGLVRGLELEQSAKMGSVCASFAVECYGTQEYSFKPDEFTERLNG
- a CDS encoding PilZ domain-containing protein, translated to MEKSRTAIRPGISIDVVDQDRHMKSIAYDVIDRRIIIAQTAPPLTKYNLNREITLTFILKQGGTPFRYGLQARVTDFIPNYKLASTEVVAVGLERTTNPEICNLRMDFRVHSPADSNFAIEMKGRKLSIIDVSAGGFQFSYRGDDLPRINEDFEMTLIIDGDSLRLKANVLRITTPLHHDRSLRHVCVKFVGSSREYERHLMKKIIEIQRKLLNEGKLP
- a CDS encoding pyridoxamine 5'-phosphate oxidase family protein, with amino-acid sequence MRRADKEITERKLIDSIIHKSLACRIAMCDGKMPYVIPMSFGYDGKNIYLHSAKEGRKIEILKGNPLVCFEFETDCEVLPTPRACSFTMRYKSVIGFGNACFLEDIEERSAALRTIISQYTDKIVALSENDLEKITIIRIDIEQITGKQSGFNRDI
- a CDS encoding aldehyde ferredoxin oxidoreductase family protein; protein product: MYGFFNRLLKIDVGERSFSIRELSDGELEETLGGKGLGAKLLLEENPPGVDPLAPENNLIIAVGPVTDTLIYGSCRHGIFTKSPQTGLYSESYSGGKAAERISRTGYDAIVIRGASLEPIFLEISDETVRFHSAVDLWGMDTYATEDKVLEKIGKKRTGGDSQRAAALVIGPAGENLVRFALIENDYWRSAGRTGVGAVLGSKKIKALCFHGNRKRPLAFPDEVAAFAREILEKGKTDAGAAKYRKLGTPMMVEVLNKAQAFPTRYWSKGVLDGWEAISAESLNKRCNVTPRACARCFIACGRLSTVQEGPHKGLTIEGPEYETLYAFGGLCAIKSVEEIIYLNDICDRLGIDTITAGNLAGLTIEASRRGKIKEKLDYGDANAIASLLKQIAYRQGIGAILADGIRSAAQTWGLEDIAIHVKGMEPAGYDPRVFKGMGLGYATSDRGACHLRSTFYKAELAGIIAPDRIDGKAELFIDFEDRLILADCLITCRFYRDLYSWKELSSIVHMTTGLDWGKEEIGKFSNHVLSRCREFNLREGMMQSDDSLPDRFHNEPLPESGKVIAKADLERMIGDYYQLRGWDEQGRLSDSIS
- a CDS encoding type II toxin-antitoxin system RelE/ParE family toxin → MPFTLHYHPDVCVEDLPLIDRKTKDRIRKAIEDRLRSAPHNYGEPLRKSLKGYWKLRVGDYRVVFKLVESEVWILAIRHRKSVYMDIGTRL